In a genomic window of candidate division WOR-3 bacterium:
- a CDS encoding (2Fe-2S)-binding protein yields the protein MGHGNRTKRAVKKSALNSVIVCRCEEISEDEVRQAIKNGYHSPEELKRILRIGMGHCSGRGCMRVVARMIEEIAGIPIAKLQFPKSRPPVKPIKLQLLGQYRYESENS from the coding sequence ATGGGGCATGGCAATAGAACAAAGCGTGCAGTAAAGAAATCTGCTTTAAATTCTGTTATAGTTTGTCGGTGCGAGGAGATTTCCGAAGATGAAGTTCGACAGGCGATTAAAAATGGCTATCATTCGCCCGAAGAGTTAAAACGGATATTGCGCATCGGAATGGGACATTGCAGTGGAAGAGGGTGCATGAGGGTTGTTGCTAGAATGATCGAAGAAATAGCCGGCATTCCCATAGCAAAATTGCAGTTTCCCAAATCACGACCACCGGTAAAACCGATAAAATTGCAGTTACTCGGTCAATACAGATATGAGTCGGAAAACAGCTGA
- the dxs gene encoding 1-deoxy-D-xylulose-5-phosphate synthase, giving the protein MLEQIESPEDLRKLSVKELRMLAAEIREVIITTTARTGGHVAPNLGVVELTLALHYIFKTPYDRIIWDVGHQCYTHKLITSRREKFNTLRQYGGIAGFPKRCESKYDVFDTGHSGNSISVALGMTVADRLQNNQRRTIAVIGDGSIVTGMAFESLNHAGSLQENIIIILNDNEMSIARSSGAMASYLNRVITGRIYNRIKEDTWALLGYLPRHLSERARIAARKLEEGLKNLVVPSIFFEELGFRYIGPVNGHDFNELLTTFKRVENLSGPILIHVVTKKGIGYEPALENPELFHGIGPFDIKTGEPLPHPAKTFTEHFGAKLVELAQKDSRIVAITAGMCLGTGLRHFREKFPDRFFDVGIAEQHAVTFAAGLAQNGMKPVVAIYSTFLLRAVDQILQDVCLQKLPVVFAIDRAGIVGEDGPTHHGAYDLSYLLMMPEMVVFAPRDGLDLENMLEFAVNYDDGPVAIRYPRGGSEEVSIPVIRKPIVPGSGEILTEGTDGAVLALGSTVIPSLHAAQNLSAQGINITVADARSAKPIDVALVRQLAMICGKLISVEENTLYGGFGNAVSLALEKNNIPCRLRRIGLEDRFIEHGPRSLLLEQNNLSANKLTHIFKEFFQ; this is encoded by the coding sequence ATGCTGGAACAGATTGAATCTCCTGAAGATTTGAGAAAATTATCGGTCAAGGAACTGCGCATGCTTGCTGCTGAGATTCGGGAAGTGATAATTACTACTACCGCCCGGACCGGCGGACATGTTGCCCCTAATTTGGGAGTGGTAGAGTTAACACTTGCACTTCATTATATTTTTAAAACACCTTATGATCGAATAATCTGGGATGTAGGGCACCAGTGTTATACCCATAAATTAATTACAAGCCGGAGGGAAAAATTTAACACCCTTCGTCAATACGGCGGAATCGCCGGTTTTCCCAAGCGCTGTGAAAGTAAATACGATGTATTTGATACAGGACATTCAGGGAATTCAATATCCGTTGCCTTAGGAATGACAGTTGCTGACCGACTGCAGAATAATCAGCGCCGCACAATCGCGGTAATAGGAGACGGTTCAATCGTCACCGGTATGGCATTTGAATCGTTAAATCATGCAGGGTCACTTCAAGAAAATATTATTATCATCCTCAACGACAATGAAATGTCAATCGCCCGTTCTTCCGGTGCGATGGCTTCTTATTTGAATCGCGTAATCACCGGTCGCATTTATAATCGCATTAAGGAAGACACCTGGGCATTACTGGGATATCTTCCGCGACACCTTAGTGAAAGAGCACGCATAGCAGCACGAAAACTTGAAGAAGGATTGAAAAATCTTGTCGTGCCCAGTATTTTTTTTGAAGAGCTCGGTTTTCGCTACATTGGCCCGGTGAATGGTCATGATTTTAATGAACTATTGACAACTTTTAAAAGAGTTGAAAATCTCTCTGGGCCGATTTTAATCCATGTGGTTACTAAGAAGGGAATTGGTTACGAGCCCGCCCTTGAAAATCCGGAATTGTTTCATGGAATCGGCCCATTCGACATCAAAACTGGTGAACCTTTACCTCATCCGGCAAAAACTTTTACTGAACATTTTGGTGCAAAGTTAGTAGAGTTGGCACAAAAAGATTCCCGCATTGTGGCAATCACTGCCGGCATGTGTCTCGGGACCGGTTTAAGACATTTCCGCGAAAAATTTCCCGACCGTTTTTTTGATGTCGGAATTGCAGAGCAGCATGCGGTAACATTTGCTGCTGGGCTTGCTCAGAATGGAATGAAGCCGGTAGTTGCAATATATTCTACTTTTCTCCTTCGTGCTGTGGATCAGATTTTGCAAGATGTTTGCCTGCAGAAATTGCCGGTAGTATTTGCCATTGACCGGGCGGGTATTGTCGGCGAAGATGGTCCTACCCATCACGGTGCTTACGATTTAAGTTATCTGCTGATGATGCCGGAAATGGTTGTTTTCGCGCCGCGCGATGGACTAGATTTGGAAAATATGCTCGAATTTGCAGTAAACTATGATGATGGTCCGGTAGCAATTAGATATCCACGCGGCGGTAGTGAAGAGGTATCAATTCCAGTTATCCGGAAACCAATCGTGCCAGGAAGTGGTGAAATCTTAACTGAGGGAACTGATGGGGCAGTGCTGGCACTCGGATCGACCGTAATTCCTTCTTTACATGCTGCCCAAAACCTGTCAGCTCAGGGAATTAATATTACGGTAGCAGATGCCCGTTCAGCAAAGCCGATTGATGTTGCACTGGTAAGGCAGCTGGCGATGATTTGCGGGAAATTGATTTCAGTTGAAGAAAATACTCTTTATGGCGGATTTGGAAATGCGGTGAGCCTCGCTTTGGAGAAAAACAATATTCCCTGCCGATTGCGGCGCATCGGTCTTGAAGACCGTTTCATTGAACATGGTCCAAGGTCGCTT
- a CDS encoding Do family serine endopeptidase, with amino-acid sequence MINSLIDKVSAVLVGSLFVFNFLLALPQLPESLFSHSPFIFIVEQVLPSVVNISTERKIKNSNPVKPWNDEFFEFFPWDFYLPERNAYSLGSGVIISSDGYIVTNNHLIAGYDNIIVKLHDGTELKNENISIVGVDPQTDLAVIKIKPTVSLVPIKFADPASIKVGDWAIAIGNPYGLQGTVTVGVISAIGRSGFQLPGGPTRQDFIQTDAAINPGNSGGALVNIRGELIGINTAISSPLGVNIGIGFAIPVNYVKNVAEQLIKYGKVTRGYLGIVPQEITEQLRKALKLTVNYGILISEVIPHTPAEKAGLRVGDVILDVNGEPVTGVKQFRERIADLRPGTQVTLRIVRKGSILIKRAVLTEFPKLIQPQLPSEQDRNNNWLGLEVADLSSEDKENAECEQGVKVLSVRPRSLAEDAGFQPGDIILKINERQIADHHDFEQITKEIAGSKEPVLVYIKRNRQPMFIAVQPRN; translated from the coding sequence ATGATTAATTCCCTAATTGATAAGGTATCCGCCGTATTGGTGGGATCATTATTTGTGTTCAATTTTTTGTTGGCTCTACCTCAATTACCTGAATCTCTATTCTCTCACAGTCCCTTTATTTTCATCGTTGAACAAGTTCTTCCTTCTGTAGTAAATATCTCGACGGAGCGAAAAATTAAAAATTCAAATCCGGTTAAACCTTGGAATGATGAATTTTTTGAATTTTTCCCGTGGGATTTTTATCTGCCGGAACGAAATGCCTATTCTTTGGGTTCTGGCGTTATTATAAGTAGTGACGGTTACATTGTTACTAATAACCACCTGATTGCGGGTTATGATAATATCATAGTGAAATTACATGATGGAACCGAGTTGAAAAATGAAAATATTTCAATAGTAGGAGTTGATCCCCAGACTGACTTGGCTGTTATCAAAATAAAACCCACGGTTTCCTTGGTTCCGATAAAATTTGCCGATCCTGCCAGCATCAAGGTGGGGGACTGGGCGATTGCAATCGGCAATCCATATGGTTTACAGGGAACCGTAACCGTTGGCGTTATTTCTGCTATTGGAAGATCGGGGTTTCAGCTGCCCGGAGGACCTACTAGACAGGATTTTATCCAGACCGACGCAGCAATTAACCCAGGTAATTCTGGCGGAGCACTGGTTAATATCCGCGGAGAGCTTATTGGTATAAATACAGCCATCAGTTCCCCACTGGGGGTAAATATCGGTATAGGGTTCGCAATTCCAGTCAACTATGTAAAAAATGTAGCCGAACAGTTGATAAAATACGGAAAGGTAACCAGAGGTTATCTTGGAATTGTACCCCAAGAAATTACCGAACAGTTGCGAAAGGCTTTGAAGTTAACTGTTAATTACGGTATTTTGATTAGTGAAGTAATACCTCATACGCCTGCAGAAAAAGCCGGTTTGCGGGTTGGCGATGTGATACTGGATGTTAATGGAGAGCCGGTTACAGGTGTAAAACAGTTTCGGGAGAGAATTGCCGATTTAAGACCGGGAACCCAAGTGACATTGCGGATTGTTCGTAAAGGAAGTATATTAATCAAGAGGGCGGTATTAACTGAATTTCCTAAACTAATTCAACCCCAACTGCCGAGTGAGCAGGATCGAAATAATAATTGGCTCGGTTTGGAGGTTGCAGATTTGTCTTCTGAAGATAAAGAAAATGCTGAGTGCGAACAGGGCGTTAAAGTATTATCGGTCAGGCCTCGTTCGCTTGCAGAAGACGCCGGCTTCCAACCCGGTGATATTATTTTAAAAATAAACGAACGACAAATTGCGGACCATCATGATTTCGAACAGATCACTAAGGAGATTGCCGGGTCAAAAGAACCGGTTCTTGTATACATTAAAAGAAACCGGCAACCGATGTTTATTGCGGTTCAACCACGAAACTGA
- a CDS encoding FAD-binding oxidoreductase yields the protein MSRKTADAVIVGGGIIGAAVGYHLAKAGFKVTLLEKKFPCAGSTGRCIGGIRAQFSHELTIKVMLLSIKLFQNFKEEVGDDIEWYAGGYLFLAFDEERKRSFLKAIEIQRQCGLDVAFVSADECARIVPGLNTEGLIGGAWCPTDGQANPFKVTFGYLKRMRDLGSKVYTETEVVGININKGRVVSVVTNRGDEFFAPVVLNAAGPWASEVGRMAGVSVPVTPDRHEALVTEAVERCLDPMLVDYRSDGCYFLQHYGTGHIIGCYTPVPLVPGYRLDSSDEFITEMPRRMIRLLPKLSSVKVLRQWAGSYEMSPDGNPICGRTSIEGYFVAAGMSGHGFMFGPAIGKLMAEMITTGKSTIDLSEFRLDRSFTKSEAMR from the coding sequence ATGAGTCGGAAAACAGCTGATGCAGTAATTGTAGGCGGAGGAATAATTGGTGCTGCCGTAGGATATCATCTTGCTAAGGCAGGTTTTAAAGTGACTTTGTTAGAAAAAAAATTCCCGTGCGCCGGATCGACTGGTCGCTGTATCGGGGGTATCAGGGCACAGTTTTCCCATGAGTTAACTATTAAGGTGATGCTTCTAAGTATTAAACTATTTCAAAATTTCAAAGAAGAAGTTGGGGACGATATTGAATGGTATGCCGGCGGATATCTTTTTTTGGCTTTTGACGAAGAACGTAAAAGATCATTCTTGAAAGCAATAGAAATTCAGCGGCAATGCGGTCTTGATGTTGCATTTGTTAGTGCTGATGAATGTGCGCGTATTGTTCCGGGATTGAATACTGAAGGATTGATCGGGGGGGCATGGTGTCCTACGGACGGACAGGCGAATCCATTCAAGGTGACATTTGGCTATCTGAAAAGAATGAGGGATCTGGGTTCTAAAGTATATACAGAAACGGAAGTTGTGGGTATAAATATTAACAAAGGGCGCGTTGTTTCAGTGGTAACTAACAGGGGAGACGAGTTCTTTGCTCCAGTAGTCCTGAATGCGGCCGGTCCTTGGGCGTCAGAAGTGGGGAGGATGGCGGGAGTAAGTGTACCAGTTACACCGGATCGGCATGAGGCGCTGGTAACCGAAGCAGTTGAAAGGTGTTTGGATCCTATGCTGGTTGATTATCGTTCTGATGGCTGTTACTTCCTTCAGCATTATGGAACTGGACATATAATAGGTTGTTATACGCCGGTTCCTTTAGTTCCCGGCTACCGTTTAGATTCAAGTGATGAATTTATTACTGAGATGCCGCGAAGGATGATACGTTTGCTGCCGAAGTTATCCAGTGTAAAAGTTTTGAGACAATGGGCGGGTTCTTACGAAATGAGTCCGGATGGCAATCCAATATGCGGTCGAACATCGATTGAAGGATACTTTGTGGCTGCTGGTATGAGCGGGCATGGTTTTATGTTCGGTCCGGCAATTGGTAAATTAATGGCAGAAATGATTACTACAGGAAAATCTACGATAGACTTATCTGAATTTCGGTTAGATCGTTCCTTTACGAAATCTGAAGCAATGAGATAA
- a CDS encoding CoA-transferase, whose translation MFLEVSYMEILESGTGELFHPPDPDGFREWVHKHKNTRLVSKIMSEQEAIARFVQDGDYIGTELYGTVRAPMSLIRELIRQGKKHLKVAGQGVHELDLLLAADLVDCLDITYIGWELYGISSILRRAVESGRVKTAEWSNAAISWRFKAAAMGVSFIPVRSMLGTDTFKYSAAKIAKDPWTGKPVCLLPALYLDVGLIHVHQADEYGNCRIEGISGFAVELARASKKLIISAEEIISNEEIRRYPERTIIPYYLVDAVVPAKYGSHPGEMCYRYWRDEEHLLQFYRDSADPEKTRAYLNRWVYGCSSHDEYIKLVGIERLKKLEMEIGGR comes from the coding sequence ATGTTTTTGGAGGTTAGTTATATGGAAATATTAGAATCAGGCACTGGAGAACTCTTTCACCCCCCAGATCCAGATGGCTTCCGGGAATGGGTTCACAAACATAAAAATACCCGATTGGTTTCCAAAATCATGTCAGAACAGGAAGCCATTGCACGCTTCGTTCAAGACGGGGATTACATCGGAACTGAACTATACGGAACTGTCCGGGCACCGATGTCGCTAATACGGGAGCTGATTCGGCAGGGTAAGAAACACCTTAAAGTCGCGGGACAGGGCGTCCATGAACTTGATCTTCTTCTTGCTGCTGATCTTGTTGACTGCCTGGATATTACTTACATAGGTTGGGAACTCTACGGAATTTCCTCAATTTTACGTCGTGCGGTGGAATCAGGTCGTGTTAAGACCGCTGAATGGTCCAATGCGGCAATTTCCTGGCGGTTCAAAGCAGCAGCCATGGGTGTATCGTTTATCCCTGTTCGTTCAATGCTGGGTACTGATACTTTTAAATACTCAGCAGCCAAAATTGCCAAAGACCCCTGGACTGGGAAACCGGTATGCTTGCTTCCTGCTCTTTACCTTGATGTCGGCCTTATCCACGTTCATCAGGCTGATGAATACGGCAATTGCCGAATTGAAGGCATATCCGGATTTGCAGTGGAACTGGCTCGTGCATCCAAGAAATTAATCATTTCCGCCGAGGAAATTATATCCAATGAAGAAATCCGGCGCTATCCCGAAAGAACAATTATTCCCTACTATCTAGTGGATGCTGTAGTTCCTGCTAAATATGGTTCTCACCCAGGCGAGATGTGCTACCGGTACTGGCGTGATGAAGAACACCTTCTGCAGTTTTACCGGGATTCCGCCGACCCTGAAAAGACCAGAGCCTATCTCAATAGATGGGTCTATGGCTGCAGCAGTCATGATGAGTATATCAAGCTCGTAGGAATTGAGCGGCTTAAAAAACTCGAAATGGAAATTGGAGGGAGATGA
- a CDS encoding polyprenyl synthetase family protein: protein MNITARIESDRRLINLHLNRILKFGVAVPKRLAAAMRYGVLSPGKRIRPILALETYFACGGKRRDWILPFCCGLELIHSFSLIHDDLPALDNDNYRRGQPTVHRKFDEATAIIAGDALLAKAFEVFALSRAPDERKIRAIHAISSAIGPSGMAGGQILDIDQFSRIDYFRIAKLKTAEFFAVAITTGAIIAGVSIKQERWLFKLGIDLGTLFQLTDDLLDYATDRSDSSVRRNTKLTFNQLQLEAQKLAQNTEMRFRQLGPEFDFFAQLTELILKRQQ, encoded by the coding sequence ATGAATATAACAGCACGGATTGAAAGTGACCGTCGGCTAATCAACCTCCATCTGAATCGGATTTTGAAATTTGGCGTTGCAGTTCCCAAACGACTTGCTGCTGCAATGCGTTATGGTGTTCTCAGTCCCGGGAAACGCATCAGGCCGATTCTGGCACTGGAGACCTATTTTGCATGTGGTGGGAAACGACGTGACTGGATATTGCCTTTCTGCTGCGGATTGGAATTGATACATTCCTTTTCGCTGATTCATGATGATCTTCCAGCCCTTGATAATGATAATTACCGCCGGGGTCAGCCTACCGTTCACCGAAAATTTGACGAGGCGACGGCGATCATTGCAGGCGATGCGTTACTAGCGAAGGCATTTGAGGTTTTTGCATTGAGCAGGGCACCCGATGAACGGAAAATCAGGGCCATACATGCCATTTCCTCAGCCATTGGACCCAGCGGAATGGCAGGCGGTCAGATTCTTGACATTGATCAATTTTCACGAATAGATTATTTCAGAATCGCGAAATTAAAAACAGCAGAATTCTTTGCGGTTGCCATCACTACTGGTGCTATTATCGCTGGCGTCAGCATCAAACAGGAAAGGTGGTTATTTAAACTGGGTATCGATTTGGGAACTTTATTCCAATTGACTGACGATTTACTCGACTATGCGACGGACCGCTCGGATTCGTCTGTTAGGCGGAATACCAAATTAACCTTTAATCAATTACAACTTGAAGCACAGAAGTTAGCCCAAAATACGGAAATGAGATTTCGCCAGTTAGGCCCTGAATTTGACTTTTTCGCTCAATTGACAGAGTTGATTCTTAAACGGCAACAATGA
- a CDS encoding bifunctional 5,10-methylenetetrahydrofolate dehydrogenase/5,10-methenyltetrahydrofolate cyclohydrolase, with protein MHPLILDGKLIAKQIKNELKVRVAELKGHGINPKLSIVMIGSYPPSLIYVSNKVNACKQLGIESEVIQFPEETQEQEVIDTINRLNENPAVHGIILQLPLPQHIDTEVMLGLIAPNKDVDGLTPINLGRLLAGNPVFVPATPAGIVELLRRYSIKTSGRRTVIIGRGLLVGRPLANLLLRKGEYGDATIVVTHSQTKDLISICKIAEILVVAVGKPNFVTGEMINEGVVIIDAGINRTNEGIVGDVNFESAVRKSSAITPVPGGVGPMTVAMLLSNTVLAAELNSGLKTERQ; from the coding sequence ATGCACCCTTTGATTTTAGACGGTAAGTTAATTGCTAAACAGATCAAAAATGAGCTTAAGGTTAGAGTTGCAGAATTAAAAGGACATGGTATAAATCCTAAATTGAGCATTGTTATGATCGGCTCATATCCTCCTTCACTTATATATGTGTCAAATAAAGTAAACGCCTGTAAACAACTGGGAATAGAATCCGAAGTGATTCAATTTCCTGAAGAAACTCAAGAGCAGGAAGTGATTGACACAATCAATCGTCTCAATGAAAATCCAGCAGTTCATGGAATTATCCTTCAATTACCACTTCCCCAACATATTGATACTGAGGTAATGTTGGGATTAATCGCACCCAATAAGGATGTTGATGGGTTGACACCAATAAATTTGGGACGATTGTTAGCCGGTAACCCAGTTTTTGTCCCCGCAACTCCAGCAGGAATCGTAGAATTGCTTCGACGATACTCAATTAAGACATCAGGCAGACGCACGGTGATAATCGGACGAGGTCTGTTAGTGGGCAGACCTTTGGCAAATCTACTACTTCGTAAGGGTGAGTATGGAGATGCTACAATCGTCGTTACTCACAGTCAAACCAAGGATTTGATTTCAATATGCAAAATTGCGGAAATACTTGTCGTGGCAGTTGGCAAACCTAATTTTGTTACCGGGGAGATGATAAATGAAGGAGTGGTTATTATTGATGCTGGTATCAACAGAACCAATGAAGGAATAGTTGGTGACGTAAACTTTGAATCTGCAGTTCGTAAGTCATCAGCAATTACACCGGTTCCTGGTGGGGTGGGACCGATGACAGTAGCAATGCTGCTGAGCAACACGGTTTTGGCTGCTGAGTTAAACTCGGGATTAAAAACGGAGCGTCAATGA
- a CDS encoding 4Fe-4S binding protein: MAIEKYRRSGVLTFNDLKRNGFVPSYSRLQKRPVVLIECIENIPCNPCAYACPRGAIKIEGALINKPSVDFEICNGCGICITKCPGLAIFVINYNYTKTHASIAMPYEFIPRPQPDAKVLCLDRNGNKVCYGRVIKVLDSQSFNRCAVVTVAVSKRFWKDVRHIRLI, from the coding sequence ATGGCAATTGAAAAATACAGGCGTTCCGGTGTTTTGACATTTAACGATCTTAAAAGAAATGGGTTTGTTCCTTCGTATTCTCGGCTCCAGAAAAGACCGGTTGTGTTGATTGAATGTATTGAAAATATCCCCTGCAATCCCTGTGCTTATGCTTGTCCCAGAGGGGCAATTAAAATTGAAGGTGCTCTTATAAACAAACCCAGCGTAGACTTTGAAATTTGTAACGGGTGCGGGATATGTATAACCAAATGCCCGGGGTTGGCAATATTTGTAATCAATTACAATTATACCAAAACCCATGCTTCCATTGCGATGCCGTATGAGTTCATCCCGCGTCCTCAACCCGATGCTAAGGTTTTATGCCTTGATCGCAACGGTAATAAAGTTTGTTACGGCAGGGTTATCAAAGTTCTTGACAGTCAAAGCTTTAACCGGTGTGCAGTTGTTACTGTTGCTGTTTCCAAGAGATTCTGGAAAGATGTAAGGCATATACGATTGATTTGA